From a single Cotesia glomerata isolate CgM1 linkage group LG6, MPM_Cglom_v2.3, whole genome shotgun sequence genomic region:
- the LOC123267398 gene encoding discoidin domain-containing receptor 2-like isoform X4, with the protein MRNSLVGVNLVGRFALLVLGASIVTWCYAASTSPEHQIKNASAQCVLPLGMEEGKIPDDAISASSSYETKSVGPQNARIRQEKNGGAWCPKAQISNDIREYLEIDLTTNHLITWTETQGRFGNGQGQEYAEAFFLEYWRNSKWYQYKTLSGDKILRGNSNTYLVERQKLELPFVASRVRFVPYSQHPRTVCMRVEIYGCMWEQRIVKYKIPRGVTFGPGGSNVEDTSYDGRTDIDAKYLIDGLGQLVDGMLGEDPRVSSTLAHWVGWTDINPVPLVFEFSDLREFNMCVIYAANAPVRGIEVFKNLKIWFSNDGESYDPSSIEVSVEEKSPYSPGIIPIVVSLKSRLGRFIKLELEPRSKWLLVSEISFESFAGSRFGNSSEEGPLDTVSTAQNDSITTEDPSESSFNEFNITDSDSNGNQTPDAFPVSPRWSQTYIGLVSGALTVLLLLLTCTVVLMKLRGRNKDLKLPTPIVVNGTQSRLTGSFKGSSSKLRSSSMSSYDAATLMRDHMQQSHSCDMASEYEHRSVYAESTYKLLFPEERFSGSKTDYADVAEFASESVNSGTAGGSTTSSAKVCGGNSTVALPEAETNERPQPQTPYAHRSSKHHGYSSKGHKVYEGYYAATDILTTKFQIKRREQHTGSSLFTSLLIEDYYNQHQHHNHNQHHHHQHQHAVDNYDIQHISRHRLRILDKIGEGSFGFVHLCEAKGIHSPDLGTMRNRQLVIVRSLWRGVTDSLKKDFMRDMYVLAKIRDPNITRIVALVEEEPFGAVFEYGELGDLPDFIRNREKSDNEAPLSYNRLLKFITHIASGMRYLESLNIAHCDLAARNCVVGKNLSIKVSDHAMYCSKYDSEYYVNECYTKIPLRWMAWEAVLLSKRSCQADVWSYATTVWEILTYCEDLPFSEMTSEQVLENCGNWYHSTSTSTTTSSSSSQDKKTRVLSQPATCSRDLYRMMTKCWSKHAEERPSFEDIYVFLKRLTLNE; encoded by the exons ATGAGGAACTCACTGGTAGGAGTCAATCTGGTTGGGAGGTTCGCTCTTCTAGTTTTAGGGGCGTCCATTGTAACTTGGTGCTACGCGGCGTCGACGTCACCAGAGCACCAGATTAAGAATGCTTCCG cTCAATGTGTGCTCCCGCTGGGAATGGAAGAGGGTAAAATACCCGACGACGCGATATCTGCTTCATCTAGTTACGAGACCAAGTCTGTCGGTCCTCAAAATGCCAG AATCCGCCAGGAGAAAAACGGAGGCGCGTGGTGTCCCAAAGCGCAGATCAGCAATGACATCCGCGAGTATTTGGAGATCGACTTGACGACGAACCACTTGATAACGTGGACAGAAACCCAGGGCCGGTTTGGAAATGGACAAGGCCAAGAATACGCGGAGGCGTTCTTCCTCGAGTACTGGAGAAACTCTAAGTGGTATCAGTACAAGACGCTTTCAGGTGACAAAATTCTTCGAGGCAATAGCAATACGTACCTGGTGGAGAGACAGAAACTAGAGCTGCCTTTCGTGGCGAGTAGAGTACGCTTCGTGCCCTACAGCCAGCACCCAAGGACCGTGTGTATGCGAGTAGAGATATACGGTTGTATGTGGGAACAACGAATAGTAAAGTACAAGATACCTCGGGGCGTAACCTTTGGTCCCGGGGGCTCCAATGTTGAAGACACGTCCTACGACGGACGTACAGATATAGACGCTAAGTATTTAATAGATGGTCTTGGTCAATTAGTCGACGGAATGCTGGGCGAGGATCCCAGGGTTTCTTCAACCTTAGCTCATTGGGTCGGGTGGACAGATATAAATCCCGTACCCcttgtttttgaattttctgaCCTTCGGGAGTTTAACATGTGCGTTATTTACGCAGCCAATGCTCCTGTTCGAGGCATCgaggtttttaaaaatttaaaaatctggTTTTCTAATGACGGAGAGAGTTATGATCCATCATCAATAGAGGTATCTGTTGAAGAGAAGTCACCCTATTCGCCAGGAATTATTCCAATAGTCGTATCGCTAAAATCTCGGCTGGGTAGATTCATTAAATTGGAACTTGAGCCGCGCTCAAAGTGGCTTCTTGTTAGCGAGATTTCCTTCGAGAGCT TTGCAGGATCTAGGTTTGGTAATTCGAGCGAGGAGGGACCATTGGACACCGTCTCAACAGCCCAGAACGATTCCATCACCACGGAGGACCCGAGCGAGTCGTCCTTCAACGAGTTTAACATCACCGACTCGGATTCAAACGGGAACCAGACGCCAGACGCGTTTCCAGTAAGCCCCAGGTGGTCCCAGACGTACATCGGATTGGTAAGCGGCGCCCTGACGGTCCTGTTACTCCTGCTGACCTGCACCGTGGTCCTGATGAAGCTTCGCGGGCGAAACAAG GATTTGAAGCTGCCGACCCCGATCGTCGTTAACGGAACGCAGTCGAGACTGACGGGCAGCTTCAAGGGCTCCTCCTCCAAGCTGAGGTCCAGCTCGATGTCCAGCTACGACGCGGCGACCTTGATGAGGGACCACATGCAGCAGAGCCACTCCTGCGACATGGCCAGCGAGTACGAGCACCGCAGCGTGTACGCAGAGAGCACCTACAAGCTTCTTTTTCCCGAGGAGAGGTTCAGTGGCTCCAAAACTGACTATGCAGACGTTGCCGAGTTTGCTTCTGAGTCGGTTAATTCCGGCACTGCTGGGGGCTCCACGACTTCCTCGGCTAAGGTTTGCGGTGGTAATTCAACAGTAGCCTTGCCTGAGGCGGAGACGAATGAAAGGCCGCAACCGCAGACTCCCTATGCCCACAGGTCCTCCAAGCATCATGGTTATTCATCCAAGGGTCATAAAGTGTATGAGGGATACTACGCAGCCACTGACATTCTCACG ACtaaatttcagataaaaagAAGAGAACAGCACACTGGATCGAGCTTGTTCACGTCGCTGCTAATAGAAGATTATTATAACCAGCACCAACACCATAATCATAATCAACATCACCACCACCAGCATCAGCATGCTGTTGACAATTACGACATACAACACATATCAAGACACCGATTGCGAATCTTGGATAAAATAGGAGAGGGTAGCTTCGGGTTTGTTCATCTTTGTGAGGCCAAAGGAATTCACAGCCCGGATTTGGGCACTATGAGAAATCGACAATTGGTTATTGTACGGTCTCTTTGGCGCGGAGTTACCGACTCgctcaa GAAAGATTTTATGAGAGATATGTATGTTCTGGCTAAAATCCGTGACCCAAATATCACGAGAATAGTTGCATTAGTTGAGGAGGAGCCTTTTGGTGCGGTCTTCGAGTATGGCGAGCTTGGAGATCTGCCAGATTTCATTCGCAATCGTGAAAAATCAGACAACGAAGCGCCATTAAG TTATAATcgattacttaaatttattacacaTATTGCATCGGGTATGAGATACTTGGAGAGCCTTAATATAGCTCATTGTGACCTAGCCGCAAGGAATTGTGTGGTGGGTAAGAATTTATCGATCAAGGTATCAGACCACGCAATGTATTGCAGTAAATACGATAGTGAGTATTACGTTAACGAGTGTTACACCAAGATACCGCTCCGCTGGATGGCATGGGAGGCTGTATTActg AGTAAACGAAGCTGTCAAGCAGATGTATGGTCATATGCAACAACAGTATGGGAGATATTAACATACTGCGAAGATTTACCATTTTCGGAAATGACTTCGGAGCAAGTGCTGGAGAACTGCGGTAATTGGTACCATTCTACGAGCACGAGCACCACGACATCGTCATCGTCATCCCAAGACAAGAAAACACGTGTACTATCACAGCCGGCAACATGCTCCAGGGATCTCTACCGTATGATGACCAAGTGTTGGAGTAAACACGCAGAAGAGCGGCCGAGTTTCGAAGACATATACGTCTTCCTAAAACGTTTAACGCTTAATGAATAG
- the LOC123267398 gene encoding discoidin domain-containing receptor 2-like isoform X3, translating to MLDVGIQWVSSRFQPPERMRQHFSISFINAQCVLPLGMEEGKIPDDAISASSSYETKSVGPQNARIRQEKNGGAWCPKAQISNDIREYLEIDLTTNHLITWTETQGRFGNGQGQEYAEAFFLEYWRNSKWYQYKTLSGDKILRGNSNTYLVERQKLELPFVASRVRFVPYSQHPRTVCMRVEIYGCMWEQRIVKYKIPRGVTFGPGGSNVEDTSYDGRTDIDAKYLIDGLGQLVDGMLGEDPRVSSTLAHWVGWTDINPVPLVFEFSDLREFNMCVIYAANAPVRGIEVFKNLKIWFSNDGESYDPSSIEVSVEEKSPYSPGIIPIVVSLKSRLGRFIKLELEPRSKWLLVSEISFESFAGSRFGNSSEEGPLDTVSTAQNDSITTEDPSESSFNEFNITDSDSNGNQTPDAFPVSPRWSQTYIGLVSGALTVLLLLLTCTVVLMKLRGRNKVALLQKHTALLCGSTAPGITINVKDLKLPTPIVVNGTQSRLTGSFKGSSSKLRSSSMSSYDAATLMRDHMQQSHSCDMASEYEHRSVYAESTYKLLFPEERFSGSKTDYADVAEFASESVNSGTAGGSTTSSAKVCGGNSTVALPEAETNERPQPQTPYAHRSSKHHGYSSKGHKVYEGYYAATDILTTKFQIKRREQHTGSSLFTSLLIEDYYNQHQHHNHNQHHHHQHQHAVDNYDIQHISRHRLRILDKIGEGSFGFVHLCEAKGIHSPDLGTMRNRQLVIVRSLWRGVTDSLKKDFMRDMYVLAKIRDPNITRIVALVEEEPFGAVFEYGELGDLPDFIRNREKSDNEAPLSYNRLLKFITHIASGMRYLESLNIAHCDLAARNCVVGKNLSIKVSDHAMYCSKYDSEYYVNECYTKIPLRWMAWEAVLLSKRSCQADVWSYATTVWEILTYCEDLPFSEMTSEQVLENCGNWYHSTSTSTTTSSSSSQDKKTRVLSQPATCSRDLYRMMTKCWSKHAEERPSFEDIYVFLKRLTLNE from the exons cTCAATGTGTGCTCCCGCTGGGAATGGAAGAGGGTAAAATACCCGACGACGCGATATCTGCTTCATCTAGTTACGAGACCAAGTCTGTCGGTCCTCAAAATGCCAG AATCCGCCAGGAGAAAAACGGAGGCGCGTGGTGTCCCAAAGCGCAGATCAGCAATGACATCCGCGAGTATTTGGAGATCGACTTGACGACGAACCACTTGATAACGTGGACAGAAACCCAGGGCCGGTTTGGAAATGGACAAGGCCAAGAATACGCGGAGGCGTTCTTCCTCGAGTACTGGAGAAACTCTAAGTGGTATCAGTACAAGACGCTTTCAGGTGACAAAATTCTTCGAGGCAATAGCAATACGTACCTGGTGGAGAGACAGAAACTAGAGCTGCCTTTCGTGGCGAGTAGAGTACGCTTCGTGCCCTACAGCCAGCACCCAAGGACCGTGTGTATGCGAGTAGAGATATACGGTTGTATGTGGGAACAACGAATAGTAAAGTACAAGATACCTCGGGGCGTAACCTTTGGTCCCGGGGGCTCCAATGTTGAAGACACGTCCTACGACGGACGTACAGATATAGACGCTAAGTATTTAATAGATGGTCTTGGTCAATTAGTCGACGGAATGCTGGGCGAGGATCCCAGGGTTTCTTCAACCTTAGCTCATTGGGTCGGGTGGACAGATATAAATCCCGTACCCcttgtttttgaattttctgaCCTTCGGGAGTTTAACATGTGCGTTATTTACGCAGCCAATGCTCCTGTTCGAGGCATCgaggtttttaaaaatttaaaaatctggTTTTCTAATGACGGAGAGAGTTATGATCCATCATCAATAGAGGTATCTGTTGAAGAGAAGTCACCCTATTCGCCAGGAATTATTCCAATAGTCGTATCGCTAAAATCTCGGCTGGGTAGATTCATTAAATTGGAACTTGAGCCGCGCTCAAAGTGGCTTCTTGTTAGCGAGATTTCCTTCGAGAGCT TTGCAGGATCTAGGTTTGGTAATTCGAGCGAGGAGGGACCATTGGACACCGTCTCAACAGCCCAGAACGATTCCATCACCACGGAGGACCCGAGCGAGTCGTCCTTCAACGAGTTTAACATCACCGACTCGGATTCAAACGGGAACCAGACGCCAGACGCGTTTCCAGTAAGCCCCAGGTGGTCCCAGACGTACATCGGATTGGTAAGCGGCGCCCTGACGGTCCTGTTACTCCTGCTGACCTGCACCGTGGTCCTGATGAAGCTTCGCGGGCGAAACAAGGTAGCACTTCTTCAAAAACACACGGCACTGCTTTGTGGCTCAACAGCTCCAGGTATAACGATAAATGTGAAGGATTTGAAGCTGCCGACCCCGATCGTCGTTAACGGAACGCAGTCGAGACTGACGGGCAGCTTCAAGGGCTCCTCCTCCAAGCTGAGGTCCAGCTCGATGTCCAGCTACGACGCGGCGACCTTGATGAGGGACCACATGCAGCAGAGCCACTCCTGCGACATGGCCAGCGAGTACGAGCACCGCAGCGTGTACGCAGAGAGCACCTACAAGCTTCTTTTTCCCGAGGAGAGGTTCAGTGGCTCCAAAACTGACTATGCAGACGTTGCCGAGTTTGCTTCTGAGTCGGTTAATTCCGGCACTGCTGGGGGCTCCACGACTTCCTCGGCTAAGGTTTGCGGTGGTAATTCAACAGTAGCCTTGCCTGAGGCGGAGACGAATGAAAGGCCGCAACCGCAGACTCCCTATGCCCACAGGTCCTCCAAGCATCATGGTTATTCATCCAAGGGTCATAAAGTGTATGAGGGATACTACGCAGCCACTGACATTCTCACG ACtaaatttcagataaaaagAAGAGAACAGCACACTGGATCGAGCTTGTTCACGTCGCTGCTAATAGAAGATTATTATAACCAGCACCAACACCATAATCATAATCAACATCACCACCACCAGCATCAGCATGCTGTTGACAATTACGACATACAACACATATCAAGACACCGATTGCGAATCTTGGATAAAATAGGAGAGGGTAGCTTCGGGTTTGTTCATCTTTGTGAGGCCAAAGGAATTCACAGCCCGGATTTGGGCACTATGAGAAATCGACAATTGGTTATTGTACGGTCTCTTTGGCGCGGAGTTACCGACTCgctcaa GAAAGATTTTATGAGAGATATGTATGTTCTGGCTAAAATCCGTGACCCAAATATCACGAGAATAGTTGCATTAGTTGAGGAGGAGCCTTTTGGTGCGGTCTTCGAGTATGGCGAGCTTGGAGATCTGCCAGATTTCATTCGCAATCGTGAAAAATCAGACAACGAAGCGCCATTAAG TTATAATcgattacttaaatttattacacaTATTGCATCGGGTATGAGATACTTGGAGAGCCTTAATATAGCTCATTGTGACCTAGCCGCAAGGAATTGTGTGGTGGGTAAGAATTTATCGATCAAGGTATCAGACCACGCAATGTATTGCAGTAAATACGATAGTGAGTATTACGTTAACGAGTGTTACACCAAGATACCGCTCCGCTGGATGGCATGGGAGGCTGTATTActg AGTAAACGAAGCTGTCAAGCAGATGTATGGTCATATGCAACAACAGTATGGGAGATATTAACATACTGCGAAGATTTACCATTTTCGGAAATGACTTCGGAGCAAGTGCTGGAGAACTGCGGTAATTGGTACCATTCTACGAGCACGAGCACCACGACATCGTCATCGTCATCCCAAGACAAGAAAACACGTGTACTATCACAGCCGGCAACATGCTCCAGGGATCTCTACCGTATGATGACCAAGTGTTGGAGTAAACACGCAGAAGAGCGGCCGAGTTTCGAAGACATATACGTCTTCCTAAAACGTTTAACGCTTAATGAATAG
- the LOC123267398 gene encoding discoidin domain-containing receptor 2-like isoform X1 gives MRNSLVGVNLVGRFALLVLGASIVTWCYAASTSPEHQIKNASAQCVLPLGMEEGKIPDDAISASSSYETKSVGPQNARIRQEKNGGAWCPKAQISNDIREYLEIDLTTNHLITWTETQGRFGNGQGQEYAEAFFLEYWRNSKWYQYKTLSGDKILRGNSNTYLVERQKLELPFVASRVRFVPYSQHPRTVCMRVEIYGCMWEQRIVKYKIPRGVTFGPGGSNVEDTSYDGRTDIDAKYLIDGLGQLVDGMLGEDPRVSSTLAHWVGWTDINPVPLVFEFSDLREFNMCVIYAANAPVRGIEVFKNLKIWFSNDGESYDPSSIEVSVEEKSPYSPGIIPIVVSLKSRLGRFIKLELEPRSKWLLVSEISFESFAGSRFGNSSEEGPLDTVSTAQNDSITTEDPSESSFNEFNITDSDSNGNQTPDAFPVSPRWSQTYIGLVSGALTVLLLLLTCTVVLMKLRGRNKVALLQKHTALLCGSTAPGITINVKDLKLPTPIVVNGTQSRLTGSFKGSSSKLRSSSMSSYDAATLMRDHMQQSHSCDMASEYEHRSVYAESTYKLLFPEERFSGSKTDYADVAEFASESVNSGTAGGSTTSSAKVCGGNSTVALPEAETNERPQPQTPYAHRSSKHHGYSSKGHKVYEGYYAATDILTTKFQIKRREQHTGSSLFTSLLIEDYYNQHQHHNHNQHHHHQHQHAVDNYDIQHISRHRLRILDKIGEGSFGFVHLCEAKGIHSPDLGTMRNRQLVIVRSLWRGVTDSLKKDFMRDMYVLAKIRDPNITRIVALVEEEPFGAVFEYGELGDLPDFIRNREKSDNEAPLSYNRLLKFITHIASGMRYLESLNIAHCDLAARNCVVGKNLSIKVSDHAMYCSKYDSEYYVNECYTKIPLRWMAWEAVLLSKRSCQADVWSYATTVWEILTYCEDLPFSEMTSEQVLENCGNWYHSTSTSTTTSSSSSQDKKTRVLSQPATCSRDLYRMMTKCWSKHAEERPSFEDIYVFLKRLTLNE, from the exons ATGAGGAACTCACTGGTAGGAGTCAATCTGGTTGGGAGGTTCGCTCTTCTAGTTTTAGGGGCGTCCATTGTAACTTGGTGCTACGCGGCGTCGACGTCACCAGAGCACCAGATTAAGAATGCTTCCG cTCAATGTGTGCTCCCGCTGGGAATGGAAGAGGGTAAAATACCCGACGACGCGATATCTGCTTCATCTAGTTACGAGACCAAGTCTGTCGGTCCTCAAAATGCCAG AATCCGCCAGGAGAAAAACGGAGGCGCGTGGTGTCCCAAAGCGCAGATCAGCAATGACATCCGCGAGTATTTGGAGATCGACTTGACGACGAACCACTTGATAACGTGGACAGAAACCCAGGGCCGGTTTGGAAATGGACAAGGCCAAGAATACGCGGAGGCGTTCTTCCTCGAGTACTGGAGAAACTCTAAGTGGTATCAGTACAAGACGCTTTCAGGTGACAAAATTCTTCGAGGCAATAGCAATACGTACCTGGTGGAGAGACAGAAACTAGAGCTGCCTTTCGTGGCGAGTAGAGTACGCTTCGTGCCCTACAGCCAGCACCCAAGGACCGTGTGTATGCGAGTAGAGATATACGGTTGTATGTGGGAACAACGAATAGTAAAGTACAAGATACCTCGGGGCGTAACCTTTGGTCCCGGGGGCTCCAATGTTGAAGACACGTCCTACGACGGACGTACAGATATAGACGCTAAGTATTTAATAGATGGTCTTGGTCAATTAGTCGACGGAATGCTGGGCGAGGATCCCAGGGTTTCTTCAACCTTAGCTCATTGGGTCGGGTGGACAGATATAAATCCCGTACCCcttgtttttgaattttctgaCCTTCGGGAGTTTAACATGTGCGTTATTTACGCAGCCAATGCTCCTGTTCGAGGCATCgaggtttttaaaaatttaaaaatctggTTTTCTAATGACGGAGAGAGTTATGATCCATCATCAATAGAGGTATCTGTTGAAGAGAAGTCACCCTATTCGCCAGGAATTATTCCAATAGTCGTATCGCTAAAATCTCGGCTGGGTAGATTCATTAAATTGGAACTTGAGCCGCGCTCAAAGTGGCTTCTTGTTAGCGAGATTTCCTTCGAGAGCT TTGCAGGATCTAGGTTTGGTAATTCGAGCGAGGAGGGACCATTGGACACCGTCTCAACAGCCCAGAACGATTCCATCACCACGGAGGACCCGAGCGAGTCGTCCTTCAACGAGTTTAACATCACCGACTCGGATTCAAACGGGAACCAGACGCCAGACGCGTTTCCAGTAAGCCCCAGGTGGTCCCAGACGTACATCGGATTGGTAAGCGGCGCCCTGACGGTCCTGTTACTCCTGCTGACCTGCACCGTGGTCCTGATGAAGCTTCGCGGGCGAAACAAGGTAGCACTTCTTCAAAAACACACGGCACTGCTTTGTGGCTCAACAGCTCCAGGTATAACGATAAATGTGAAGGATTTGAAGCTGCCGACCCCGATCGTCGTTAACGGAACGCAGTCGAGACTGACGGGCAGCTTCAAGGGCTCCTCCTCCAAGCTGAGGTCCAGCTCGATGTCCAGCTACGACGCGGCGACCTTGATGAGGGACCACATGCAGCAGAGCCACTCCTGCGACATGGCCAGCGAGTACGAGCACCGCAGCGTGTACGCAGAGAGCACCTACAAGCTTCTTTTTCCCGAGGAGAGGTTCAGTGGCTCCAAAACTGACTATGCAGACGTTGCCGAGTTTGCTTCTGAGTCGGTTAATTCCGGCACTGCTGGGGGCTCCACGACTTCCTCGGCTAAGGTTTGCGGTGGTAATTCAACAGTAGCCTTGCCTGAGGCGGAGACGAATGAAAGGCCGCAACCGCAGACTCCCTATGCCCACAGGTCCTCCAAGCATCATGGTTATTCATCCAAGGGTCATAAAGTGTATGAGGGATACTACGCAGCCACTGACATTCTCACG ACtaaatttcagataaaaagAAGAGAACAGCACACTGGATCGAGCTTGTTCACGTCGCTGCTAATAGAAGATTATTATAACCAGCACCAACACCATAATCATAATCAACATCACCACCACCAGCATCAGCATGCTGTTGACAATTACGACATACAACACATATCAAGACACCGATTGCGAATCTTGGATAAAATAGGAGAGGGTAGCTTCGGGTTTGTTCATCTTTGTGAGGCCAAAGGAATTCACAGCCCGGATTTGGGCACTATGAGAAATCGACAATTGGTTATTGTACGGTCTCTTTGGCGCGGAGTTACCGACTCgctcaa GAAAGATTTTATGAGAGATATGTATGTTCTGGCTAAAATCCGTGACCCAAATATCACGAGAATAGTTGCATTAGTTGAGGAGGAGCCTTTTGGTGCGGTCTTCGAGTATGGCGAGCTTGGAGATCTGCCAGATTTCATTCGCAATCGTGAAAAATCAGACAACGAAGCGCCATTAAG TTATAATcgattacttaaatttattacacaTATTGCATCGGGTATGAGATACTTGGAGAGCCTTAATATAGCTCATTGTGACCTAGCCGCAAGGAATTGTGTGGTGGGTAAGAATTTATCGATCAAGGTATCAGACCACGCAATGTATTGCAGTAAATACGATAGTGAGTATTACGTTAACGAGTGTTACACCAAGATACCGCTCCGCTGGATGGCATGGGAGGCTGTATTActg AGTAAACGAAGCTGTCAAGCAGATGTATGGTCATATGCAACAACAGTATGGGAGATATTAACATACTGCGAAGATTTACCATTTTCGGAAATGACTTCGGAGCAAGTGCTGGAGAACTGCGGTAATTGGTACCATTCTACGAGCACGAGCACCACGACATCGTCATCGTCATCCCAAGACAAGAAAACACGTGTACTATCACAGCCGGCAACATGCTCCAGGGATCTCTACCGTATGATGACCAAGTGTTGGAGTAAACACGCAGAAGAGCGGCCGAGTTTCGAAGACATATACGTCTTCCTAAAACGTTTAACGCTTAATGAATAG